A region of Betta splendens chromosome 13, fBetSpl5.4, whole genome shotgun sequence DNA encodes the following proteins:
- the tirap gene encoding toll/interleukin-1 receptor domain-containing adapter protein isoform X1 — MNGWFQKLMKPRVSLSTRPEHKDTDASVSPIRSFTSSCSSSSSSSRTSPEIKPNKTHRSKPTPPALNSPQRWKRKYDLLVCHSCADSDTEEATRLVSFLEDSPRGLRCFLWQRDVCVGAAVFTEFCQAVQDSHLQALLITPSFLRDELCRYMMHQTLAEGPMSNRLIPLVHNLSHSEYPQELRFCFYIDLSANTDRGYTRINQTVIQCEYQTITFVVSAPINELGVIKIHIQYLYLFALTTSLFLLSSDLEDLVKNEKGEDNNVDSSCNKSSEEVNSQKDALCDDGSATEGN; from the exons ATGAATG GTTGGTTCCAAAAGCTCATGAAACCAAGAGTATCTCTATCGACACGACCTGAACACAAGGATACAGATGCCAGTGTATCACCAATACGTTCCTTTACATCCTCATGCAGttcttcatcgtcatcatcacgcACATCACCAGAAATAAAACCCAATAAAACCCACAGATCCAAACCGACGCCACCCGCTCTGAACTCACCGCAGAGATGGAAGCGAAAATATGACTTGCTCGTGTGCCACAGCTGTGCCGACAGCGACACCGAGGAGGCCACGCGCCTGGTGTCCTTCCTGGAGGATTCGCCCCGCGGCCTCAGGTGCTTCTTATGGCAGCGGGACGTCTGCGTGGGCGCTGCCGTCTTCACAGAATTCTGCCAGGCCGTGCAGGACAGCCACCTACAGGCGCTGCTCATCACTCCGAGCTTCCTGCGGGACGAGCTGTGCAGGTATATGATGCACCAGACTCTGGCAGAAGGGCCCATGTCCAACCGACTGATCCCCCTGGTTCACAACCTGTCACACTCTGAGTACCCGCAGGAGCTGAGGTTCTGCTTCTACATCGACCTAAGCGCCAACACTGACCGAGGCTATACGCGAATCAACCAGACTGTCATCCAGTGTGAGTACCAGACTATAACATTTGTTGTTTCAGCTCCAATCAATGAATTAGGTGTCATTAAAATTCATATCCAGTATCTGTATTTGTTTGCATTAACAACTTCcctgtttcttctttcttcagaCCTGGAAGACCTAGTTAAAAATGAGAAGGGAGAAGACAATAATGTGGATAGTTCTTGCAATAAATCGAGTGAGGAAGTCAACTCACAAAAGGACGCTCTGTGCGATGATGGAAGTGCCACAGAAGGCAATTAA
- the tirap gene encoding toll/interleukin-1 receptor domain-containing adapter protein isoform X2, whose protein sequence is MNGWFQKLMKPRVSLSTRPEHKDTDASVSPIRSFTSSCSSSSSSSRTSPEIKPNKTHRSKPTPPALNSPQRWKRKYDLLVCHSCADSDTEEATRLVSFLEDSPRGLRCFLWQRDVCVGAAVFTEFCQAVQDSHLQALLITPSFLRDELCRYMMHQTLAEGPMSNRLIPLVHNLSHSEYPQELRFCFYIDLSANTDRGYTRINQTVIQYLEDLVKNEKGEDNNVDSSCNKSSEEVNSQKDALCDDGSATEGN, encoded by the exons ATGAATG GTTGGTTCCAAAAGCTCATGAAACCAAGAGTATCTCTATCGACACGACCTGAACACAAGGATACAGATGCCAGTGTATCACCAATACGTTCCTTTACATCCTCATGCAGttcttcatcgtcatcatcacgcACATCACCAGAAATAAAACCCAATAAAACCCACAGATCCAAACCGACGCCACCCGCTCTGAACTCACCGCAGAGATGGAAGCGAAAATATGACTTGCTCGTGTGCCACAGCTGTGCCGACAGCGACACCGAGGAGGCCACGCGCCTGGTGTCCTTCCTGGAGGATTCGCCCCGCGGCCTCAGGTGCTTCTTATGGCAGCGGGACGTCTGCGTGGGCGCTGCCGTCTTCACAGAATTCTGCCAGGCCGTGCAGGACAGCCACCTACAGGCGCTGCTCATCACTCCGAGCTTCCTGCGGGACGAGCTGTGCAGGTATATGATGCACCAGACTCTGGCAGAAGGGCCCATGTCCAACCGACTGATCCCCCTGGTTCACAACCTGTCACACTCTGAGTACCCGCAGGAGCTGAGGTTCTGCTTCTACATCGACCTAAGCGCCAACACTGACCGAGGCTATACGCGAATCAACCAGACTGTCATCCAGT aCCTGGAAGACCTAGTTAAAAATGAGAAGGGAGAAGACAATAATGTGGATAGTTCTTGCAATAAATCGAGTGAGGAAGTCAACTCACAAAAGGACGCTCTGTGCGATGATGGAAGTGCCACAGAAGGCAATTAA